The following proteins come from a genomic window of Merismopedia glauca CCAP 1448/3:
- a CDS encoding gamma-glutamylcyclotransferase family protein, with protein sequence MLKVFVYGTLKPGEINYQRYCLGKTVSEQPAIAYGQLYALPVGYPAMTSGENHVCGFLLTFSDDRVLTALDRLEDYDPDRSSGENEYTRLWSHIFGLNGEKLGKAWVYQMSLAQVRDRGGVLLPDGCWHQLTGKDNKISDLFSE encoded by the coding sequence TTGCTCAAAGTCTTTGTTTACGGAACTCTCAAACCAGGAGAAATCAACTACCAACGCTATTGTTTGGGTAAAACGGTTTCTGAACAACCAGCGATCGCCTACGGTCAATTATATGCCTTACCTGTGGGTTATCCAGCTATGACATCAGGAGAAAACCATGTATGTGGATTTCTGCTAACTTTCAGCGACGATCGAGTTCTCACAGCTTTAGATCGATTAGAAGACTACGATCCTGATAGATCGTCTGGAGAAAATGAATATACCCGTTTATGGAGCCACATTTTCGGTCTAAATGGGGAAAAGTTGGGAAAAGCTTGGGTTTACCAGATGAGTTTAGCACAAGTGCGCGATCGCGGCGGGGTTTTGCTTCCTGATGGGTGTTGGCATCAACTAACGGGGAAAGATAATAAAATCTCGGATCTTTTCTCCGAATAA